One Papaver somniferum cultivar HN1 chromosome 10, ASM357369v1, whole genome shotgun sequence genomic window carries:
- the LOC113315356 gene encoding uncharacterized protein LOC113315356, giving the protein MGFGSKWRKWISCCVEFTRFSILINGSAAGYSKSKKGIRQGDPISPFLFLLVGEALNFMIKRAQEQGLLSGFQVKPNGLLVSHLQFADDTLIFLDADIEQVKNLRLILLSFETLTGLKINFTKSQIFSVGYDGDLNVFSSLLG; this is encoded by the coding sequence ATGGGATTTGGTTCTAAATGGAGAAAATGGATTAGCTGCTGTGTTGAATTCACAAGATTTTCTATTCTTATAAATGGTAGTGCAGCTGGGTATTCTAAGAGTAAAAAAGGAATCAGGCAAGGAGACCCAATTTCtcctttcttgtttttgttagttgGTGAAGCTCTCAATTTTATGATAAAAAGAGCACAAGAACAGGGTTTATTATCTGGTTTTCAAGTTAAGCCTAATGGTTTGCTTGTGAGTCatttgcaatttgcagatgacacACTTATTTTTCTGGATGCTGACATTGAGCAGGTGAAAAATTTGAGACTTATTCTGTTGTCTTTTGAAACGCTCACAGGTTTGAAGATTAACTTTACAAAAAGTCAGATCTTTAGTGTAGGTTATGATGGGGATTTGAATGTTTTTTCTTCTCTCCTTGGATGA